In a genomic window of Candidatus Bathyarchaeia archaeon:
- a CDS encoding CPBP family intramembrane glutamic endopeptidase yields MASLGKRYAALLEVCLVSLLLTFVGWLRETYLAYLKCSMLWHFGFPAFMMLIALLAITLPRRSFRIYGFLPRSPRFTLKWSSAFIAAFILPTVISIAMSAALGMAKPAGLSPLGIILNLVFYMVFVGLVEEAYFRGYVQSKLNEVFEKRWRRLVFKAWKVDYGVGLLLTSVIFALMHIGNYWNPITSRWEPAWWMPLHILGCFAFGCLAGALRETSDIYTSASLHGGIMTAYTFLSIYTSELILNISLFISWFIFFYLLAIFFHESENLKAGAMTMDLEKG; encoded by the coding sequence GTGGCCTCCTTAGGTAAGCGGTATGCGGCTTTACTTGAGGTCTGCCTAGTCTCTCTACTTCTGACTTTTGTTGGGTGGCTCCGCGAGACTTATTTAGCCTACTTGAAGTGTAGTATGCTCTGGCATTTTGGCTTCCCAGCATTTATGATGCTCATAGCCCTACTTGCCATCACCTTACCCAGGAGGAGCTTTAGGATCTACGGCTTCCTGCCCAGAAGCCCGCGCTTCACATTGAAGTGGAGCTCAGCATTTATAGCGGCATTTATCCTACCCACAGTGATCTCAATTGCGATGTCGGCGGCTCTGGGCATGGCTAAGCCTGCTGGGCTGTCACCGCTCGGCATAATTCTAAACTTGGTCTTCTACATGGTCTTCGTTGGGCTTGTTGAGGAGGCTTATTTTAGGGGTTATGTGCAGTCTAAGCTCAACGAAGTCTTTGAGAAGCGCTGGCGGAGGCTCGTCTTTAAGGCTTGGAAAGTCGATTATGGAGTGGGTCTACTTCTAACCTCCGTAATCTTCGCCTTGATGCACATAGGCAATTACTGGAACCCGATTACATCTAGGTGGGAGCCGGCTTGGTGGATGCCCCTACACATCCTAGGGTGCTTCGCCTTCGGATGCTTAGCCGGGGCTCTAAGGGAGACTTCAGACATTTATACTTCGGCTTCACTACATGGAGGCATAATGACCGCCTACACATTCCTATCCATTTATACAAGCGAATTGATCCTAAACATCAGCCTATTCATCAGCTGGTTCATCTTCTTCTACCTTCTAGCCATCTTCTTCCATGAATCTGAGAACCTAAAGGCCGGAGCCATGACTATGGATCTAGAGAAGGGATAG
- the dapA gene encoding 4-hydroxy-tetrahydrodipicolinate synthase, with protein MSKPLFEGVFPAIITPFDREGNVDFDALRGVVRFHVEAGVHGFFVCGTVGEGALMSIEQRKAVAETVIKEASGKVPVIVHVGTTNTSESVDLAKHAEGSGAKAVGAINPFFFKPDVEGLMMHYQEIACAVRIPVFVYNIPQLTGFNITPDIFVKLCAVEGVSGIKDSSGNLSQLQTIIETAPKPITVINGADDVFLAALLVGASAEISGIANAAPELMVELYESFREGNYEKALSLQRKVNALRRVLYGIGPSNIATIKVALELRGIKAGLPRKPLRPMKTEEVDRLKEKLKALGLYW; from the coding sequence ATGAGTAAACCTCTCTTTGAGGGGGTTTTTCCAGCGATAATAACGCCGTTCGACCGTGAAGGTAACGTTGACTTCGATGCTTTAAGAGGGGTTGTACGCTTCCATGTTGAGGCGGGTGTCCACGGCTTCTTTGTCTGCGGAACCGTTGGTGAGGGGGCTTTAATGAGCATTGAGCAGAGAAAAGCCGTTGCCGAAACCGTCATTAAGGAGGCTTCGGGTAAAGTTCCGGTCATAGTGCATGTTGGTACAACTAATACGAGTGAAAGTGTGGATTTAGCTAAGCACGCTGAGGGAAGCGGGGCTAAGGCTGTCGGGGCGATAAACCCGTTCTTCTTTAAACCCGACGTTGAAGGATTGATGATGCATTATCAGGAAATTGCCTGCGCTGTGAGGATACCGGTCTTCGTGTATAATATTCCGCAGCTAACTGGTTTTAATATTACGCCCGACATATTCGTAAAACTATGTGCGGTAGAAGGCGTCTCCGGGATAAAAGATTCAAGTGGAAACCTAAGCCAGCTCCAGACAATTATTGAGACGGCTCCCAAACCCATAACTGTCATAAACGGTGCAGACGACGTTTTCCTAGCGGCCCTTCTGGTCGGCGCCAGCGCAGAGATTTCCGGAATAGCTAACGCCGCCCCCGAGCTAATGGTGGAGCTCTACGAATCCTTTAGGGAAGGCAACTATGAGAAAGCCCTCAGCCTTCAGAGGAAAGTGAATGCGCTGAGAAGAGTGCTCTACGGCATCGGCCCATCAAATATTGCGACGATAAAGGTGGCTCTTGAGTTAAGGGGGATAAAAGCGGGGCTGCCGAGGAAACCCTTAAGACCGATGAAGACCGAGGAGGTGGATAGGCTTAAGGAGAAACTAAAGGCTTTAGGCCTATACTGGTAG
- a CDS encoding type II toxin-antitoxin system VapC family toxin: MLNLVKRGNIKAFARGCTTDLAVYESINAVWKKSYILKKIRVDIAYRLIELLSNIFNVLNLYTVKGSEKEVLEIAMKEGITIYDASYIHIAKRNKLTLVTDDKKLINAAKKYTNVATTTETITT; this comes from the coding sequence ATACTGAATCTCGTGAAAAGGGGAAATATAAAAGCTTTCGCAAGGGGATGCACTACAGATCTTGCCGTCTACGAATCTATTAATGCAGTTTGGAAAAAGAGCTATATACTTAAGAAAATACGGGTGGATATAGCCTACAGATTAATTGAACTGTTATCTAATATTTTTAACGTATTAAATTTATATACCGTGAAAGGCTCCGAAAAAGAGGTATTAGAAATAGCCATGAAAGAAGGGATAACCATTTACGATGCATCCTACATCCATATCGCAAAACGAAACAAGTTAACCCTAGTAACCGACGACAAGAAACTCATAAATGCCGCCAAAAAGTACACTAACGTAGCAACAACCACGGAAACTATTACTACGTAA
- a CDS encoding S8 family serine peptidase, protein MPWWAPGRGWIRAPPSLVNFYYLGGTSMATPHVSAVIALMLQKNPNLAQEEVEGILKSTALSIPPGSMTVYDYGPDGWGWYTYEWDETATGAGLIQADKAVESIP, encoded by the coding sequence CTGCCTTGGTGGGCTCCTGGAAGGGGCTGGATTAGGGCTCCGCCAAGCTTAGTTAACTTCTATTATCTTGGTGGGACGAGCATGGCGACACCTCACGTCTCAGCGGTCATAGCCCTAATGCTACAGAAGAATCCTAATTTAGCACAAGAAGAAGTTGAGGGTATTTTAAAGTCAACGGCCCTGTCTATTCCGCCGGGCTCCATGACCGTGTATGATTATGGCCCAGATGGATGGGGCTGGTATACCTACGAGTGGGATGAGACTGCTACTGGCGCCGGACTAATACAAGCCGATAAAGCGGTTGAAAGTATTCCATAG
- a CDS encoding creatininase family protein, producing the protein MKKVFIDEMTREEFREMVRNVKVAVIPTGSTEQHGPHLPLKTDTANVTYIVRKAAEILYPQVIVTPPVTVGFSPHHLGYPGSLTLRYETFIGIIFDLCESLKRHGISRVAIINGHGGNEPPGYLAARRVRDELNLKVIFVSYWNLIPRDLTNSLIESGNVPGHAGEFETSLALAIYPELISGALPGAAKISRSIQGLISNTNEVLMDGYSDNPSLASAEKGKKIIEGAINGLASLLRDFIEKDE; encoded by the coding sequence ATGAAGAAGGTCTTTATCGATGAAATGACGCGTGAAGAGTTTAGGGAGATGGTGAGAAACGTTAAAGTCGCTGTGATTCCGACTGGAAGCACCGAGCAGCATGGCCCGCATCTACCCCTTAAAACGGATACAGCGAACGTGACCTATATCGTTAGGAAGGCGGCAGAAATCCTATATCCTCAAGTTATCGTGACGCCTCCAGTTACAGTTGGCTTCTCGCCTCATCACCTAGGTTATCCGGGAAGCCTGACGCTGCGATACGAGACATTTATAGGCATCATATTTGACTTATGTGAAAGCCTAAAACGCCACGGCATAAGTAGAGTGGCGATAATTAACGGGCATGGAGGAAACGAGCCTCCAGGATACTTGGCGGCTAGAAGGGTGCGGGACGAGCTTAATCTAAAAGTCATCTTCGTATCTTACTGGAATCTAATTCCTAGGGATTTAACGAATTCTCTAATCGAGTCTGGAAACGTTCCAGGCCATGCAGGAGAGTTCGAAACCTCCCTCGCCCTAGCGATCTATCCAGAATTAATTTCAGGCGCGTTACCTGGAGCCGCCAAAATATCTCGGAGCATCCAAGGGCTTATCTCCAATACTAATGAAGTTTTAATGGACGGGTATTCAGATAACCCCTCCTTGGCTTCGGCTGAAAAAGGTAAAAAGATTATAGAGGGCGCGATAAACGGTTTAGCATCATTGCTTCGCGACTTCATTGAGAAGGATGAATAG
- a CDS encoding mannonate dehydratase — translation MKVSVTAPADITEDYLRWLSAIGVDYVDLGLFESLPGAREQGYPDLDRLLKMRRRLREFGLDINRVTLPSVGKFMLGEPGGEREVENAEKTLKILGEARIPIARPAFAPSSISWPEAHAEPQWDGLAKRHRGGYTMRRVDIRLMMKQFKERPDAAPEGFPSMLSLSDEFWLRFKEYYKRIVEVAEDYDVKIAMHPSDAPLPDTPFNGLGLHRIIDFFPSKNVGLIYCVGTRYEAGGTQLVLDEINYFGRKGKIFLVHFRNVRGSLATAGSFEEVLLDDGDMNMFQILLALHKVGYNGCLNPDHVPYWDGDTPDHRQAWSYSVGYIKALLAALAALP, via the coding sequence ATGAAAGTTTCGGTTACGGCGCCGGCAGATATTACGGAGGATTATCTCCGCTGGCTTTCCGCAATAGGCGTCGATTATGTTGACCTTGGCTTATTTGAATCTTTGCCGGGAGCAAGGGAGCAAGGCTATCCGGATCTAGATAGGCTCCTTAAAATGAGAAGAAGACTGCGCGAGTTTGGTTTAGATATAAACCGCGTAACTCTACCCAGCGTAGGCAAATTTATGCTGGGCGAACCCGGCGGCGAAAGGGAGGTTGAAAACGCTGAGAAAACCCTAAAAATCTTAGGTGAGGCTAGAATCCCGATAGCCCGGCCAGCTTTCGCCCCATCCTCTATCTCTTGGCCTGAAGCTCACGCTGAACCCCAATGGGATGGTTTGGCTAAGCGTCATAGGGGCGGATACACTATGCGACGGGTTGACATAAGGCTGATGATGAAGCAGTTTAAAGAGAGGCCGGATGCCGCTCCTGAAGGCTTCCCAAGCATGCTGAGCTTATCCGACGAGTTCTGGTTGCGCTTTAAAGAATACTATAAGAGGATTGTTGAGGTCGCTGAAGACTACGATGTAAAGATAGCTATGCATCCCTCAGACGCCCCTCTACCGGACACCCCGTTCAACGGTTTAGGCCTCCATAGAATAATCGACTTCTTTCCCAGCAAAAACGTCGGCCTCATATATTGTGTCGGCACAAGATATGAGGCTGGCGGAACGCAGCTCGTATTGGACGAGATAAATTACTTTGGCAGAAAGGGCAAAATCTTCCTAGTGCACTTCAGAAACGTTAGGGGGAGCCTAGCGACAGCCGGATCCTTTGAGGAAGTTCTATTAGATGATGGAGACATGAATATGTTTCAGATTCTCCTAGCGCTGCATAAAGTAGGCTACAATGGTTGCTTAAATCCTGATCACGTACCCTATTGGGACGGGGACACCCCAGATCATAGGCAGGCTTGGTCGTACTCGGTTGGATATATTAAGGCGCTTTTAGCGGCGTTAGCGGCGCTACCATAA
- a CDS encoding DUF2061 domain-containing protein — MHTGCAWDAQPISRSRRASIKKTIIYRLVVDPVALLITYVLTGELSGSIIAVLLIEAFSTVFYYVLDRLM, encoded by the coding sequence ATCCATACAGGATGTGCGTGGGATGCCCAGCCAATTTCCCGTTCGCGGAGAGCAAGCATAAAAAAGACGATAATATATCGCTTGGTCGTAGATCCCGTCGCCCTACTCATAACATATGTTTTGACAGGTGAACTCTCGGGGTCAATAATCGCCGTGCTTTTAATAGAGGCTTTCTCAACAGTTTTCTACTATGTTTTAGATAGACTAATGTAG
- a CDS encoding aldehyde ferredoxin oxidoreductase family protein → MFLVYGYMGKILRVDLSSNKVYEEEISEEIARKFIGGVGLAAKIIYDEVKPETPAYSPENKIVFMTGPLTGTLIPCTGRYVVCSKSPLTDAWGEAHASGFWARELKRAGFDGIVVEGKSGRPVYLVIDDEDVRLEHAESIWGLGCLDTEEVLKKDLGGDFRVACIGPAGERLVRFAAIISDEGRAAGRCGLGAVMGSKMLKAIAVRGSKEVPVKDPERIRSVLKRIYPQIMSSPVTQIYASYGTSGELLSFHEYGDVPIKNFALGDWEGIERISGEIYNKTMVKAKKACWNCPIACWRHVEVGEGPYAGLMLKRGPEYETLAAFGALLLNDRLDVIVKANLLCNQYGLDTISTGVCIAFAIECYERGIIDRHETGTDLRWGDPETILALIEEIGERKGFGNLLAEGVKRASEKIGGGSERFAMHVKGLEMPMHDPRAFKGMGLQYAVSNRGACHLQGLVLRIEQGERVTDLKIYERLNRFETKGKGKVLAIIQNWHEVLESLIICKFLGIAPGHIPGLYTLVTGMPTSLESLLEAGERIYTLKRMFNVRCGVTRKDDTLPHRVMYEGLKEGGSLGNTISPDDLKAMLDEYYAARGWDENGIPKNETLRKLGLIK, encoded by the coding sequence GTGTTTCTCGTGTACGGTTACATGGGCAAAATCTTAAGAGTTGATTTATCCTCAAACAAAGTTTACGAGGAGGAAATCAGTGAGGAGATTGCCAGAAAATTTATCGGCGGCGTCGGCTTAGCGGCCAAAATAATATACGACGAGGTTAAGCCGGAGACGCCAGCGTACAGCCCGGAAAACAAGATCGTTTTCATGACAGGCCCCCTCACCGGGACACTGATCCCCTGCACAGGCAGATATGTTGTGTGCTCGAAGTCGCCTTTAACCGACGCGTGGGGTGAAGCCCATGCAAGCGGCTTTTGGGCCCGTGAGCTCAAGAGGGCTGGTTTCGATGGCATAGTGGTTGAGGGGAAATCTGGGCGCCCAGTCTACCTAGTTATTGATGATGAAGATGTTAGGTTAGAGCATGCTGAGAGCATTTGGGGTTTGGGTTGCCTCGACACGGAAGAAGTCTTGAAAAAGGATCTCGGAGGGGACTTTAGAGTCGCGTGCATTGGGCCGGCTGGCGAGAGGCTTGTCAGGTTTGCCGCCATCATAAGCGATGAGGGTAGGGCTGCTGGGAGATGCGGTTTGGGCGCAGTTATGGGCTCAAAAATGCTTAAGGCTATAGCTGTTAGAGGCTCGAAAGAGGTTCCTGTAAAGGATCCTGAGCGGATACGAAGTGTGCTTAAAAGAATATATCCGCAGATAATGTCTTCTCCGGTAACCCAGATCTATGCCTCATACGGTACAAGCGGCGAATTACTTTCTTTCCACGAGTACGGGGATGTCCCAATAAAAAACTTCGCTTTAGGCGACTGGGAGGGCATTGAAAGAATATCGGGCGAAATCTATAATAAAACCATGGTTAAGGCTAAGAAAGCCTGCTGGAACTGCCCCATAGCTTGCTGGAGACACGTAGAGGTAGGCGAAGGACCATACGCTGGATTAATGCTTAAGAGGGGGCCGGAGTATGAGACCTTAGCGGCGTTTGGCGCGCTCCTATTGAACGATAGGCTGGATGTTATAGTTAAAGCGAACCTTTTATGCAATCAGTATGGTTTAGACACAATTTCAACTGGCGTATGCATAGCCTTCGCCATAGAATGCTATGAGAGGGGCATAATTGATAGGCATGAGACTGGAACGGATTTAAGATGGGGCGACCCTGAAACAATACTAGCCCTCATAGAGGAGATAGGCGAGAGAAAGGGCTTCGGAAACCTGCTCGCTGAGGGCGTGAAAAGGGCTTCAGAGAAGATTGGCGGGGGAAGCGAGAGGTTCGCTATGCATGTTAAGGGTCTTGAGATGCCGATGCATGATCCAAGAGCATTTAAGGGTATGGGTTTACAGTACGCTGTGTCCAATAGGGGCGCATGCCATTTGCAGGGCTTAGTTTTACGGATAGAGCAGGGAGAACGCGTGACCGATCTAAAAATTTATGAGCGGCTTAACAGGTTTGAGACTAAAGGGAAGGGGAAGGTTTTAGCGATAATACAGAACTGGCATGAAGTCCTAGAATCGCTGATAATATGTAAGTTTCTCGGTATAGCGCCGGGCCACATACCCGGATTATATACGCTTGTGACTGGCATGCCTACGTCGCTTGAGAGCCTACTTGAGGCGGGGGAGCGAATATATACCCTTAAGAGGATGTTTAACGTTAGGTGCGGTGTAACCCGCAAAGATGACACGCTGCCACATCGAGTAATGTATGAGGGGTTAAAGGAAGGCGGTTCTCTGGGAAACACCATAAGCCCAGACGATCTCAAAGCGATGTTAGACGAATACTACGCGGCTAGGGGATGGGACGAGAACGGGATACCGAAGAACGAGACATTGAGGAAACTTGGATTAATTAAATAA
- a CDS encoding class II aldolase/adducin family protein — protein sequence MGEFLSLSSEEELKDEICKTMRRLFNRGLISALGGNISARLPGSNEFWITPSGVFKGELEPDDLVKVDLSGRVIEGFLRPSIETPFHAKIYEKRADVNAVVHSHNPITTGLALAGIEIQPVTIEAAVVLRRVKIAPWAFPGTEALARIVGEHIEGTRALVLMNHGVIGVGSNLLEAETIVETLEEVATAQFVALLFRKDIPRIPEEDMELIKRLYGV from the coding sequence GTGGGAGAGTTTCTATCCTTAAGCTCGGAGGAAGAATTAAAGGATGAAATATGTAAAACTATGAGGAGGCTCTTTAATAGGGGTTTAATCTCGGCTTTAGGCGGCAACATAAGCGCCCGCCTCCCCGGATCTAACGAGTTCTGGATAACGCCCAGCGGGGTCTTTAAGGGCGAGCTTGAACCCGACGATCTGGTTAAGGTGGATTTAAGCGGCAGAGTGATAGAAGGTTTTCTTAGGCCGTCGATAGAGACGCCGTTTCACGCCAAAATATATGAGAAAAGAGCCGATGTGAACGCGGTGGTGCACAGCCACAACCCTATCACAACAGGGCTGGCTCTAGCTGGGATAGAGATTCAGCCTGTAACCATTGAAGCTGCCGTTGTTTTAAGGAGGGTTAAAATTGCTCCGTGGGCTTTTCCGGGAACTGAAGCCCTAGCTAGAATAGTTGGCGAACATATTGAGGGCACAAGAGCCCTAGTGCTAATGAACCATGGGGTTATAGGCGTCGGAAGCAACCTGCTTGAGGCTGAGACTATAGTTGAAACCCTCGAAGAGGTTGCAACCGCGCAGTTCGTCGCATTGCTGTTCAGAAAGGATATTCCACGCATTCCTGAAGAGGACATGGAGCTAATAAAGAGGTTATATGGGGTTTAG
- a CDS encoding cob(I)yrinic acid a,c-diamide adenosyltransferase yields MGLIHLYTGDGEGKSITAFGLALRAVGHGYKVVIVQFMKGRKDIGEYKVKDRLAPNYEIHQFGRKEFIDLKNPSPVDYLLAQRALKFARRALKKKPHLLILDEINLAVSVGLISLHDVLEILNNVPEPTTVILTGRNAPKELIERADLVTEMREIKHPWRRGVQARRGIEY; encoded by the coding sequence TTGGGTCTTATCCACCTCTATACTGGTGATGGTGAGGGCAAGTCTATTACGGCTTTTGGTTTAGCGTTAAGGGCTGTTGGGCACGGCTATAAAGTAGTTATAGTTCAGTTCATGAAGGGTAGGAAAGATATCGGCGAGTATAAGGTTAAAGATAGGCTTGCACCCAACTATGAGATCCACCAGTTTGGGCGGAAAGAGTTTATAGATCTGAAAAACCCTAGCCCAGTTGACTATCTGCTCGCGCAGAGAGCCCTTAAATTTGCGAGGAGGGCTTTAAAGAAGAAACCCCACCTCCTAATACTTGATGAAATAAACCTAGCGGTCTCAGTAGGGCTTATCAGCCTCCATGACGTCCTAGAGATACTAAACAATGTGCCGGAGCCGACAACCGTCATTTTAACTGGGAGAAACGCTCCAAAAGAGCTTATCGAACGCGCCGATCTAGTTACTGAGATGCGCGAGATAAAACACCCATGGCGGAGAGGGGTTCAAGCCAGAAGGGGTATAGAATACTAA